From a single Phragmites australis chromosome 7, lpPhrAust1.1, whole genome shotgun sequence genomic region:
- the LOC133923780 gene encoding uncharacterized protein LOC133923780, with amino-acid sequence MKKDQIVLAAIYQGILEETLRAISEKETSKEAWECIKMMYHGAKRIKDACVQTLREELDGLRMKSTKSVNDFAMKVNFIVSTIRGLDDKMEDSYVVRKILRATPNKFLQIVASIEQFSDLETMTVEEVFGRLRAYEERLSGNDDDVNINSEHLLLTREQWRVKEQKNGSEGSSNSGGRGNKNRKFDKAKVRCYKCKDYRHYQWECEESKKQEKALFIAAEEDDHPTLL; translated from the coding sequence ATGAAGAAGGATCAGATAGTGCTTGCCGCCATCTATCAAGGCATCCTGGAGGAGACGCTGCGAGCAATATCCGAGAAAGAAACTTCCAAGGAGGCATGGGAGTGCATCAAGATGATGTACCACGGTGCCAAACGCATCAAGGATGCTTGTGTTCAAACCCTCAGAGAAGAGTTGGATGGCTTGCGAATGAAGAGCACGAAGTCGGTCAATGACTTCGCAATGAAGGTGAATTTCATCGTCAGTACGATTCGTGGGCTCGACGACAAGATGGAGGACTCGTATGTGGTAAGGAAGATCCTCAGAGCCACACCAAATAAGTTCTTGCAGATTGTCGCTTCAATTGAGCAATTCAGTGACCTCGAGACCATGACAGTCGAGGAGGTCTTCGGTAGGCTCCGGGCGTACGAAGAAAGGTTGAGCGGCAACGACGACGATGTCAACATCAATTCTGAGCATTTGTTGCTCACCCGAGAGCAATGGAGGGTTAAGGAGCAGAAGAATGGTAGTGAAGGCTCCTCCAACAGTGGTGGACGAGGCAACAAGAATCGGAAATTCGACAAGGCTAAAGTAAGGTGCTACAAGTGCAAAGATTATAGGCACTACCAGTGGGAATGCGAGGAGTCTAAGAAACAGGAGAAGGCATTGTTCATAGCTGCAGAGGAGGATGACCACCCGACGCTGCTCTAA
- the LOC133923888 gene encoding coleoptile phototropism protein 1-like isoform X1 yields MQGSDCSAVHHRHISIHISSIDRIKEIAESRKMMWEPTERENHVAERGLVPVNGGDEVQVQHEHGEAKMDGFVRRDQSCRYASSDIPSDLLVKVGGVNFHLHKHPMVSRSARLARLVDEASALLGPDAVFVTVVDLPDLPGGHGAFELVAKFCYGIMVDIMATNVAVLRCAAEYLEMTEDLEEGNLAFRAEAFLGYVVASSWLDSVVVLRCCEGLSLWAEDLQLVRRCSESVAAKACTNTRAVRWAYAGRMSPKMPRAGTSSDSRQQLVPPADWWVDDICVLRIDHFVRVVTAIQAKGMRCDLIGAAITRYSSKWLSAGINKESSTSHDSAPWTQAGVLQMVIAGEGDLQKEMANEQRMVVESLISIIPPQKDCVSCGFLLRLLRLAVMLKAAPALVTEVEKHVGMQLEQAALPDLLVPSYPYGRADAAYDVDLVQRLVEQFVVQEQSPTAALCSEGRGKEKQEQQQNATALRVARLLDSYLSEVSRDRNLALSKFQALAESLPESARVCHDGLYRAIDSYLKAHPAVTEHERKRLCRALDCGKLSREVRMHAAQNERLPLRVVVHVLLSEQAKMTSALAKVGKKEEDVNALRQQVDSVNAKYNELQREVELLQKQVERMPPPSAAGKQQSVSGWTSGWKKLGRLGRIPGASGNEGQSVVTAAPDKEVSQGPRRRRNSAS; encoded by the exons atgcaaggaagtgactgcAGCGCAGTCCATCACAGACATATCTCCATACATATATCATCGATCGATCGGATAAAAGAAATCGCCGAGAGCAGAAAGATGATGTGGGAACCTACAGAGAGGGAGAACCATGTCGCAGAGCGCGGGCTCGTCCCCGTCAACGGCGGTGACGAGGTGCAGGTGCAGCACGAGCACGGCGAGGCTAAGATGGACGGCTTCGTGCGCAGAGACCAGTCATG TAGGTACGCTAGCAGTGATATCCCCAGTGATCTACTCGTCAAGGTAGGAGGCGTCAACTtccacctccacaagcacccCATGGTCTCCCGGAGCGCCCGCCTGGCCCGACTCGTCGACGAGGCATCGGCCCTGCTCGGCCCCGACGCCGTCTTCGTCACCGTGGTTGACCTGCCTGACCTGCCGGGCGGCCACGGCGCGTTTGAGCTGGTCGCCAAGTTCTGCTACGGCATCATGGTCGATATCATGGCCACCAACGTCGCCGTGCTGCGCTGCGCCGCCGAGTACCTGGAGATGACGGAGGACCTGGAGGAGGGCAACCTCGCCTTCCGCGCAGAGGCGTTCCTGGGTTACGTAGTGGCGTCTTCGTGGCTGGACTCCGTCGTCGTGCTCCGGTGCTGCGAGGGCCTCTCGCTGTGGGCCGAGGACCTGCAACTCGTGCGCCGCTGCAGCGAGTCCGTCGCTGCCAAGGCGTGCACCAACACGAGGGCCGTGCGCTGGGCCTACGCTGGCAGGATGTCGCCCAAGATGCCGAGGGCCGGCACGTCGAGTGACAGCCGCCAACAGCTCGTGCCGCCGGCTGACTGGTGGGTAGACGACATCTGCGTGCTAAGGATCGATCACTTCGTGCGCGTCGTCACCGCCATCCAGGCCAAAGGCATGCGCTGCGACCTCATCGGCGCCGCCATCACGCGCTATTCCTCCAAGTGGCTCTCTGCTGGCATCAACAAGGAGAGTTCCACATCGCATGACAGCGCGCCGTGGACGCAGGCCGGCGTGCTCCAAATGGTAATTGCCGGTGAGGGCGATCTGCAGAAGGAGATGGCTAATGAGCAGAGGATGGTCGTGGAGAGCTTGATTAGCATCATCCCCCCGCAAAAAGATTGTGTCTCGTGCGGCTTCCTCCTCCGGCTGCTCCGCCTGGCCGTCATGCTCaaggcggcgccggcgctggtCACGGAGGTGGAGAAGCACGTGGGTATGCAGCTCGAGCAGGCAGCGCTGCCTGACCTCCTGGTGCCTTCATACCCCTACGGCCGCGCCGACGCCGCGTACGACGTCGACCTCGTGCAGCGGCTGGTGGAGCAGTTCGTGGTACAGGAGCAGTCGCCGACGGCGGCGCTGTGCAGCGAGGGCCGCGGGAAGGAGAAGCAAGAACAGCAGCAGAACGCGACAGCGCTGCGTGTGGCGCGCCTGCTCGACAGCTACCTCTCCGAGGTGTCCCGGGACCGGAACCTCGCCCTGAGCAAGTTTCAGGCCCTGGCCGAGTCGCTGCCGGAGTCGGCACGCGTCTGCCACGATGGGCTGTACCGCGCCATCGATTCGTACCTAAAGGCGCACCCGGCGGTGACAGAGCACGAGCGGAAGCGGCTGTGCCGGGCGCTGGACTGCGGCAAGCTGTCGCGGGAGGTGCGCATGCACGCGGCGCAGAACGAGAGGCTGCCGCTCCGCGTGGTGGTGCACGTGCTGCTGTCGGAGCAGGCCAAGATGACCAGCGCGCTGGCCAAGGTGGGCAAGAAGGAGGAGGACGTCAACGCGTTGAGGCAGCAGGTGGACAGCGTGAACGCCAAGTACAATGAGCTGCAGCGCGAGGTGGAGCTTCTGCAGAAGCAGGTGGAGCGCATGCCGCCGCCGTCCGCAGCGGGGAAGCAACAGAGCGTGTCGGGATGGACCAGCGGGTGGAAGAAGCTCGGAAGACTCGGCAGGATTCCGGGCGCCAGTGGCAACGAGGGGCAGTCGGTAGTGACCGCAGCGCCCGACAAGGAAGTGAGCCAGGGGCCTCGGCGGAGGAGGAACTCCGCCTCGTGA
- the LOC133923888 gene encoding coleoptile phototropism protein 1-like isoform X2, with protein sequence MQGSDCSAVHHRHISIHISSIDRIKEIAESRKMMWEPTERENHVAERGLVPVNGGDEVQVQHEHGEAKMDGFVRRDQSWYASSDIPSDLLVKVGGVNFHLHKHPMVSRSARLARLVDEASALLGPDAVFVTVVDLPDLPGGHGAFELVAKFCYGIMVDIMATNVAVLRCAAEYLEMTEDLEEGNLAFRAEAFLGYVVASSWLDSVVVLRCCEGLSLWAEDLQLVRRCSESVAAKACTNTRAVRWAYAGRMSPKMPRAGTSSDSRQQLVPPADWWVDDICVLRIDHFVRVVTAIQAKGMRCDLIGAAITRYSSKWLSAGINKESSTSHDSAPWTQAGVLQMVIAGEGDLQKEMANEQRMVVESLISIIPPQKDCVSCGFLLRLLRLAVMLKAAPALVTEVEKHVGMQLEQAALPDLLVPSYPYGRADAAYDVDLVQRLVEQFVVQEQSPTAALCSEGRGKEKQEQQQNATALRVARLLDSYLSEVSRDRNLALSKFQALAESLPESARVCHDGLYRAIDSYLKAHPAVTEHERKRLCRALDCGKLSREVRMHAAQNERLPLRVVVHVLLSEQAKMTSALAKVGKKEEDVNALRQQVDSVNAKYNELQREVELLQKQVERMPPPSAAGKQQSVSGWTSGWKKLGRLGRIPGASGNEGQSVVTAAPDKEVSQGPRRRRNSAS encoded by the exons atgcaaggaagtgactgcAGCGCAGTCCATCACAGACATATCTCCATACATATATCATCGATCGATCGGATAAAAGAAATCGCCGAGAGCAGAAAGATGATGTGGGAACCTACAGAGAGGGAGAACCATGTCGCAGAGCGCGGGCTCGTCCCCGTCAACGGCGGTGACGAGGTGCAGGTGCAGCACGAGCACGGCGAGGCTAAGATGGACGGCTTCGTGCGCAGAGACCAGTCATG GTACGCTAGCAGTGATATCCCCAGTGATCTACTCGTCAAGGTAGGAGGCGTCAACTtccacctccacaagcacccCATGGTCTCCCGGAGCGCCCGCCTGGCCCGACTCGTCGACGAGGCATCGGCCCTGCTCGGCCCCGACGCCGTCTTCGTCACCGTGGTTGACCTGCCTGACCTGCCGGGCGGCCACGGCGCGTTTGAGCTGGTCGCCAAGTTCTGCTACGGCATCATGGTCGATATCATGGCCACCAACGTCGCCGTGCTGCGCTGCGCCGCCGAGTACCTGGAGATGACGGAGGACCTGGAGGAGGGCAACCTCGCCTTCCGCGCAGAGGCGTTCCTGGGTTACGTAGTGGCGTCTTCGTGGCTGGACTCCGTCGTCGTGCTCCGGTGCTGCGAGGGCCTCTCGCTGTGGGCCGAGGACCTGCAACTCGTGCGCCGCTGCAGCGAGTCCGTCGCTGCCAAGGCGTGCACCAACACGAGGGCCGTGCGCTGGGCCTACGCTGGCAGGATGTCGCCCAAGATGCCGAGGGCCGGCACGTCGAGTGACAGCCGCCAACAGCTCGTGCCGCCGGCTGACTGGTGGGTAGACGACATCTGCGTGCTAAGGATCGATCACTTCGTGCGCGTCGTCACCGCCATCCAGGCCAAAGGCATGCGCTGCGACCTCATCGGCGCCGCCATCACGCGCTATTCCTCCAAGTGGCTCTCTGCTGGCATCAACAAGGAGAGTTCCACATCGCATGACAGCGCGCCGTGGACGCAGGCCGGCGTGCTCCAAATGGTAATTGCCGGTGAGGGCGATCTGCAGAAGGAGATGGCTAATGAGCAGAGGATGGTCGTGGAGAGCTTGATTAGCATCATCCCCCCGCAAAAAGATTGTGTCTCGTGCGGCTTCCTCCTCCGGCTGCTCCGCCTGGCCGTCATGCTCaaggcggcgccggcgctggtCACGGAGGTGGAGAAGCACGTGGGTATGCAGCTCGAGCAGGCAGCGCTGCCTGACCTCCTGGTGCCTTCATACCCCTACGGCCGCGCCGACGCCGCGTACGACGTCGACCTCGTGCAGCGGCTGGTGGAGCAGTTCGTGGTACAGGAGCAGTCGCCGACGGCGGCGCTGTGCAGCGAGGGCCGCGGGAAGGAGAAGCAAGAACAGCAGCAGAACGCGACAGCGCTGCGTGTGGCGCGCCTGCTCGACAGCTACCTCTCCGAGGTGTCCCGGGACCGGAACCTCGCCCTGAGCAAGTTTCAGGCCCTGGCCGAGTCGCTGCCGGAGTCGGCACGCGTCTGCCACGATGGGCTGTACCGCGCCATCGATTCGTACCTAAAGGCGCACCCGGCGGTGACAGAGCACGAGCGGAAGCGGCTGTGCCGGGCGCTGGACTGCGGCAAGCTGTCGCGGGAGGTGCGCATGCACGCGGCGCAGAACGAGAGGCTGCCGCTCCGCGTGGTGGTGCACGTGCTGCTGTCGGAGCAGGCCAAGATGACCAGCGCGCTGGCCAAGGTGGGCAAGAAGGAGGAGGACGTCAACGCGTTGAGGCAGCAGGTGGACAGCGTGAACGCCAAGTACAATGAGCTGCAGCGCGAGGTGGAGCTTCTGCAGAAGCAGGTGGAGCGCATGCCGCCGCCGTCCGCAGCGGGGAAGCAACAGAGCGTGTCGGGATGGACCAGCGGGTGGAAGAAGCTCGGAAGACTCGGCAGGATTCCGGGCGCCAGTGGCAACGAGGGGCAGTCGGTAGTGACCGCAGCGCCCGACAAGGAAGTGAGCCAGGGGCCTCGGCGGAGGAGGAACTCCGCCTCGTGA